The DNA window TCGCCCCCGTGATACTCAGTCTCGCCCGTGATCTTTGTGTTGCGCCCGTGATACCTCCAACGGTCACTTAGGGTTTCAGCAGATATGaatatcgcgcccgtgattatCTTTGTAGCGCCCGAGATATCCTACTGGACAGCTTGAGGATCAAAAactcgattctcgctagaaagctccgaATCGACTTCCGATTGCTCCTATGAGGTCCTATACACTAATAAGCAATATTAGAAccctcatagttgattgtcaaagtcaaaacaaaggagtttgaaaggacaaTAGTCCAACAAAgatgaatttcaaaaatattgtgTGATACACAAACTCGACCTTTCTTCAATGTATACTATTGTTTTTTGATAATCAGACTACTTCATTAAAGATTCGAAACATTTACATGGATAAAAAAAACTCAGAAAAGTTAAAAAGTCGTTTCCGATAACCTGACAAGGAACAagcattaaacattaataaatgcgCAGTCTGATGCGCAGACCGCCTTACGAAAGAAAAAGATTAATTATGAAACTGTCTCACTAGGAAAACACAATCCTCACCGacattatatatttatactttttataatttctaataaATTATTACACATTAATGATTTTGTTAAACATTttctatttattaatatttcttttatatatctatactatatataaaagtgttTTTATAATTCTAAACTTAATTCTTAGTTAAAAtgctaaattattaaaattattaattattgattataaataaataaatatgatataattttaataaatttattaagatATTCATTGGGGAGTCACATTACgagtcacgtgcgtagcacgtaatgcaaaactagttttttttaaaatcactcAACAAAATGCTACGAGTATTATATTTCATCATTCAAACCTATTAAATAAGTGGACTGacaaagttttaaattttttgttattagatTATATAGGaggattaataatttaaaattacactTGAAGTCTTGGTCCAGTTGGCCAAACTCTAATGATATGTGTATGAGGTTGAGGGTTCGACCCTTAAAACTAACGGGCAGTGTACCTATTTAAAATATGTCTAATATTAACTTCCGCTAATTAACAATTAGagtatttttgacaaaaaaaaaattaaaattattaaaaataacaacTAAATGATTGATTTTCAATATACGGTCATGCAAAACTCTGAATGGTTAGATTCAAAAGgaatataaagaaaaaacaaaaaattaaacactTTAACATTACTTTCTGTTCTTTCCGGtacataatatttatcgcatttgaaaaaaatttaatttataatatttatcatattagagtttcaagaaaacattaattgctatttttcaaaatttatccctaacaataattaattttataagatTAAAAGAACTAGTCAAATATAGAACTAGTGGTAATTAATATGgataatttagtaaaagtatatacaaattaaaatatatttattcgtttcttaatttataagaaattgtcaaatgcgacaaatattatgaatcgGAGGGACTAGCTATTTTTATAATGCAAGATTAAAAACTTAAGTGATAATTTGCCCCtttaacttgtaagcaatggacaattaacataggggtgtcaaaatgggttGGCGGGTCGTGTTCGTGTCGTGTCGACCCACTCTGGTGACACGATTAGGGtcaacacgaacacgacccatttaactaatcgtgtcaaaattCTCAACCCTAACACGACACGAATTTTAAACGAGTGACACAACACGACACGATTAACACGTTAAGATAAATGGGTAACACGATTAATACAATTACACGGCTAACACGACACGACTAACACGacccacttaacatttaaattttttttaaatcatataaatataattttaacctcgaatttatcaattaattttcaaattataaaattttaatataatttatttatttttatattaatataattaatttataattttattatatattttttatgattataactattttatttttatattattataaataataaaatttataaacgggTTAGGTGGGTTATATGGGTTCGCGAGTCAACCTGTGACACGACccatttatttcgtgtcataaacgggttgacacgTTTTCGACACGAACCCGCTAAGCCTCAACCCGGATTCGCCAAACTTACAGGTTAGACGAATCGTGTTATcgtgtcatgacccattttgacataaattaattttgtggaaaAATTAGTCAAGAACTTATTGTTTATGACAATTAatcccattttggcaatttttccCTTCAACTTGTATGCTAATTGTTCCCTAAATTGGTTGTCCCTTCAGTTTGTAGACTAATTTGTCCAAATGGAATTAATTGCTCATAATTATCAAATTCGTGATTAGTTTgctcataaaattaatttataaattaattgtcCATCGTttacaaattgagggggcaaattgtcaCTTAATGGAAGGTTAAATACAAAACAACCTTCCAATTTTTAGATGGATTAACCCATTTCCACGTCCTTAAAGTATACCTGTTTTGATTATCTGGTCCCTAAACTAAATTTTGTCTTTTACTGGTCCCTAAACTACACGGATTCACAACTTCAGGTCCCTAAATGGAAGTCTGTTAAAAGCGTGTCTGCACGCTCCGTTAAaacaacaaaagcaattaataagAATCCACGTATGAAAATAATTGATGACAGTGAAAATACACGTCTGCAATTTCCAATACATGGCAACGGGTCTATTGAAACGGTAAAATGGGTTTTAATTGGGTCGGGATATAAAGGTTTGTCTAATTGTTTTAGGGTTTCAACTCAACACAAACAGAAAATCACCATAACTTACCATTGCATCGACCTGTCGGCTATGGCTGAAGAACTATCAGAAGACATTTTGAAAAATCAAGAGGATTATGCAGATGGATTCCCCATCTTCAATGTTCCTAAATGCAAATGTGGAATGGAAGCAAGGGTCATGGTGTCGTGGACTGTAAAGAATCCTGGGAGGCGATTCTTTCGTTGCGCAAAACCTAAGGTTAGTTCTGTGAAATTCATTTTCTTATGGAGTTGGTATTCTAATTTTAGGGTTCCCCATTTGATTTTAGGGTTCTGATTTTAGGGTTTCTGATTTTATGGGTTTCTGTTAATTTTATGGAATTGACCTTCTTAATTAGGATATCAGCTAATTGTAtggttttaattagattttaggGTTTGATTTTACGTTTGAGGATTTCTGATGTTAGCGTTTGAGGATTTCTGATATCAGCTAATTGTATGGTTTcattttagggttttttttcctaatgttagtgttttttaatttagatattTGATGTTCTCGTGTTTGATTTAAGGTTTAATTGTGATCTTATTTGTTTCTGCTGTTAGGTGTATGGAGAGGCCAAACCATGCCCTTTTTTTAGGTGGTATGATGAGGAATATGCTCCTCACATCAAACACATGTTGTATACTATGAAGAAATCCAATGAGGAACTGCATAAGGAAGGAGAGAAGCTCAGAGGAGACGTATTTGAGTTGAAGTATTTGATAGATAAAGCAAGTATTATTGATGCAATTTCTATGGAGGATGAACTGATTAAAGCTAGTGACAAAATTGAGAAGATGGAGGTGGAGCTAACAGATGTGTATTCCTCTAATAGGGGACTGCAGATGGAAATAAGAGAATTGAAGAACGAACTCAATGGTCGCAGGATTAGAGAAGGAAATAGAGGAACTGAAGGTTGATAAAGCACCTCCTCTTAATGtagtaattaatttgttatgGTAAATTTGGAACTGTAGTGAATGTTGTGTTTAAATTGAGGAACTTATGTGATTGTTGATGTTTGTGTTTAAATTCAGAACTTGTGGCATGTGATTTGGATTGTAATTTAATGTGTTTGTGGTATGTGTTTGTGGTATGTGTTTAAACTCATATTTGTGGATTTGCTCAGAACTTGTAGGATTGTCCATAATTTGTAACTCAATTCATAACTTCTGGTTCAATACAGGACTTGTAACTTCTGGTTCAATTCATAATTTGTAGCTCAATGAATAACTTATGATACTTGGTAGCtaaattgaaagtgaaaaaatACAGTGCATTTCATTTCAAGTTCATGACAGTTCGTATCCAGAACACTGTGGGTCCAAAAAATACCCATATTAAGGACATAAATAGACCTATAAACAACACTTCCATGTGTCTCCAAAATGACATAAATACAACACAGATAAGACCTATAAACAGCACCTCCATGTGTCTTCAAAATGACATAAATTCAGCACAGCGAAGACCTATAACCACCACAACAATGTGTGTCCAAAAAAACTTAAATGTAGTAGACAACAAACCTAAAACCACCACGACAATGTGgctccaaacgttcaaaacaccAAATAGCAAGTTCAAACAACAGACTTACAGACCACGAAGCATCACAAACCTGTGCCtcacaaaatacaaaatataagtTCTAATATGATAGCTAAAAAACTACTTCTGCACATGTGCTGTTTTCACAGGAGCTTTCCCTTTTTCCTTTCGCTGCAAACTCTGTATAGTTGACTGGGTAGTTGTTCGTGTAGTCTGTCCAAACGCAGGGTTTGTCACTGCTGATCCATAAGGTCCAAACAAAGGGCATGCCAGTGCTGATCCAGGCTACAAACACAAATATGATTTATGAGTCATTACACTAACATAATCAAAAAGTTCAAACCAGTAAAACAACATTAGAAATTAATAACATTTCACACTTACATTGAGTGTTGCTGCACCATCATCATCGATGAAAATTCCACGACCAATGGTTGGTTTGCGACCTCGCCCTCTACCTTGGCACCGACCTCGTCCTCGACCTGTAGAAACAGCTTGACCACGTACTCCGCTTCCTTGCCTGATTGCATTGTCAGAGGTACTAGTACTAGCTTCACCACGTCCTCCGCCGCTTGATAGACTAGCCATTGCTCTTAGCACTGCTAATTTTCTTATTGATTCAGCCCTCAACCTTTCTTGATATGCACGTAGATCCGCCAAATGTGGCGTAAGCCAATCGTCATTGTCGGTTTCAGGGTTTGCATTTGGAGTACTGGGCTCCACCTCAGGCTGGCTACCACTTAAAGGTTGGGTGCACTGTTCTTGTTCAGCCATAAGCTCAGGAGAGTTAGTGACTGGGTCAACCACATGCTGATCTGGCTCATCATCAAGAAGATTCTCCGGTACATCATCCGGAAGAATATCAGGTACATGTCCTGATTTCTAAATTTCCCTCCTTTCCCACATTTGAGGCAAAAAACACCCATGGACATCCACGTGCACACCGTGCCCTCACcctaattttgtcatttttcacaaaATGAACAGCCAATTTCTTCACAATAGCATATTTAGCAACCGCAAATCGACATTCTTCTAAGTTTTTGAAAATCATACCCAACCCAAAAACTGGAATTTGGGTTTCAGGATCATAATTAACCTTGCTACTAGCCCTCCTCAGTGCATCATCCCCACATTCCTCATCACTTTCGCTGTAGAAACTACCCAACTCATCACTGTCATAGTAGACACTGTCATTCTCATTATCATCAGAAGAACCACTGTCTGATTCCAGTTCATCGTCTCCGTCAGACTCAGGATCATCAACCTCTAAAGTATCCTCATCCCTCTCACTTCCCTGATGACCAGCTCGATCTCCATCCCCCTCATCAGCTCTCTCTCCCTCACCCTGACCACCTCCATCTCCATCCCTTTCTCTAGCTCCCCTTTTACTTTTCCTGCCGGTAGGTCTCGACTTCCTTACATTCGTTCTTGCTGCTTGTAATTCATCGTCTTCATCATCTGTCAATATGCTCACATTGACACAAACATTATCAAATGTTTCTTGGGGCAACCCATCATCCAAATTCACATCGTTGTCACCCTCGTCTGGTACCATTTGTCTACCCTCATGTGGTATAATTTCTCTAACCTCAACATCCTCTTCTACATCACCTACCCTCTTGACATATATGTGAAATTCTGGACCAGCATGCTCCTCATCAATGATGCGCCTCAAAGTTGAATCATCAGGGACTAACACATAGCCACGTCGCATACCTTTGTAGTAAATTGTCTGCATATCTCTACAACCAGTTGAGCATATATATGACCTTAAATCAATGTAAGAAATCAGGTCCAAATCCAATTGTACAGCAGCTGTTATTGCACTATCTCCCTTATACTGCTCCGGTCTAAACAATCCCCCGTGATGTATTACCAACGTCGCAAGAACATCCAACATATTACCtgaaacaaacacaaatatcCCATTACTGAAATGCACAGTAGCAAACCAGTTACCCATCATTAGCTCAGAAATGGGAACACAAAGAAACTCTCCAAAATCCACCATATTTTAACATGTCCATTCAAAACATAATGAAATAACCCTAAACACTAT is part of the Mercurialis annua linkage group LG3, ddMerAnnu1.2, whole genome shotgun sequence genome and encodes:
- the LOC126675365 gene encoding uncharacterized protein LOC126675365 → MKIIDDSENTRLQFPIHGNGSIETVKWVLIGSGYKGLSNCFRVSTQHKQKITITYHCIDLSAMAEELSEDILKNQEDYADGFPIFNVPKCKCGMEARVMVSWTVKNPGRRFFRCAKPKVYGEAKPCPFFRWYDEEYAPHIKHMLYTMKKSNEELHKEGEKLRGDVFELKYLIDKASIIDAISMEDELIKASDKIEKMEVELTDVYSSNRGLQMEIRELKNELNGRRIREGNRGTEG